One window of the Chloroflexia bacterium SDU3-3 genome contains the following:
- a CDS encoding AAA family ATPase, with protein sequence MDDNMRPITPSDLSILRNIRTASMATSSDEEATPAPTDVCPICGGIGYFKEAVPFGHPHFGVLFPCSCKIAEKELRAHAELERISNLDAFRDKTFETFNPDIPGIKLAYERALRFARKPQGWLILFGNYGVGKTHLAASIANEALRHHTKVLFAIVPDLLDHLRSTFGPSSESAYDQRFEQIRDAALLVLDDLGTESTTPWAKEKLFQIINHRYNYALPTVITSNRKPEDIDPRIFSRMADRPLSQDIILIDAGDYRRLTIEQRVQRKPYAPYRRRY encoded by the coding sequence ATGGACGACAACATGCGGCCGATCACGCCGAGCGACCTATCGATATTGAGAAATATACGAACGGCCAGTATGGCGACCTCTTCCGACGAGGAGGCGACACCAGCGCCGACTGACGTCTGCCCGATCTGCGGCGGCATCGGCTACTTCAAAGAGGCGGTGCCCTTCGGCCACCCCCACTTCGGCGTGCTCTTCCCATGCTCGTGCAAGATCGCCGAGAAGGAGCTGCGCGCCCACGCCGAGCTGGAGCGGATCAGCAACCTCGACGCCTTCCGCGACAAAACCTTCGAGACCTTCAACCCCGACATCCCTGGCATCAAGCTGGCCTACGAGCGCGCCCTGCGCTTCGCCCGCAAGCCGCAGGGCTGGCTCATCCTGTTCGGCAACTACGGCGTAGGCAAGACCCACCTGGCCGCATCGATCGCCAACGAGGCCCTGCGCCACCACACCAAGGTGCTGTTCGCGATCGTGCCCGACCTGCTCGACCACCTGCGATCTACCTTCGGCCCCTCCAGCGAGTCGGCCTACGACCAGCGCTTCGAGCAGATCCGCGACGCCGCGCTGCTGGTGCTGGATGACCTGGGCACCGAGAGCACCACGCCCTGGGCCAAGGAGAAGCTCTTCCAGATCATCAACCACCGCTACAACTACGCGCTGCCCACCGTGATCACATCCAACCGCAAGCCCGAGGACATCGACCCGCGCATCTTCTCGCGCATGGCCGATAGGCCGCTCAGCCAGGACATCATCCTGATCGACGCGGGCGACTACCGCCGCCTGACGATCGAGCAGCGTGTGCAGCGCAAGCCCTACGCGCCCTACCGACGCCGCTACTAG
- a CDS encoding TIGR00159 family protein → MDSITEVIRRINSSIDFFALLDIATVALIFYWLFGVIRGTRAVQLLRGFGILLALSFLLSSVLRLQTLDWLIERVIQPALFVAIPVIFQPELRRALEKLGGTNDLFARPFSRTNHSESLETINGIARAAQQLSQQGVGALMVIERETGLQEYADRGVTLDSRLAVPLLLNIFYPNSPLHDMAVIIRGNRILAANVVLPLSEDVVGQRRYGTRHRAAKGITEQSDAIAVVVSEETGAISLVNDGRMVSYLNEARLKSLLAGLLKVPLEEAAK, encoded by the coding sequence ATGGATAGTATCACCGAGGTCATACGACGCATAAATTCCTCTATTGATTTTTTCGCCCTCCTCGATATTGCCACCGTCGCGCTCATCTTCTACTGGCTCTTCGGGGTCATCCGCGGCACCCGCGCCGTACAGCTGCTGCGCGGATTCGGCATCCTGCTGGCGCTCTCGTTCCTGCTGAGCTCGGTGCTGCGCCTCCAGACCCTCGACTGGCTGATCGAGCGCGTCATCCAGCCCGCGCTGTTTGTCGCCATACCCGTGATCTTCCAGCCCGAGCTGCGCCGCGCCCTTGAGAAGCTGGGTGGCACCAACGACCTCTTCGCTCGCCCATTCTCGCGCACCAACCACTCCGAGAGCCTTGAGACTATCAACGGCATCGCCCGCGCCGCCCAGCAGCTCTCGCAGCAAGGCGTCGGCGCACTGATGGTGATCGAGCGCGAGACCGGGCTGCAAGAATACGCCGACCGCGGCGTCACGCTCGACTCGCGGCTGGCGGTGCCGCTGCTGCTCAACATCTTCTACCCCAACTCGCCGCTGCACGACATGGCCGTAATCATCCGGGGCAACCGCATCCTGGCCGCCAACGTGGTGCTGCCGCTCTCCGAAGATGTGGTCGGCCAGCGCCGCTATGGCACCCGCCACCGCGCTGCCAAGGGCATCACCGAGCAGTCCGACGCCATCGCCGTGGTTGTCTCCGAGGAGACCGGGGCAATATCGCTGGTGAACGATGGGCGCATGGTCAGCTACCTCAACGAGGCGCGGCTCAAGAGCCTGCTCGCGGGGCTGTTGAAAGTACCCCTTGAGGAGGCGGCAAAATGA
- the dnaB gene encoding replicative DNA helicase: MDKALPSNTDAERAVLGSVLLNRDAIIAVAAWLQPEDFYLEQHAWIYEAMVTCYNNRVPPDSRTVSDELRRHDRLDTIGGLPYLLGLVDSVPSSYHIEYYAQIVQRTALQRRLIMAGSQIAQIGYDESKDIEDTLDKAESTLFEVSQRRSTQDFIHIGQVIDNYYEQINYLQEHRGEVVGVPTGFRDFDEITGGLQRSDLLILAARPAVGKCLPGHTLIDNPATGERVRLDEYVRRQIPAVCSMAAGGQLRPALIASWVDSGVQPCFRVRTASGREVEVTAQHPFYTRAGWRPLAQLRLGQPIAVAGELPIFGRAEPLPPELVRLLGYALGCGASDAAPVCPADPQITAEASAIAARFLPGHSQLAAWLGQWVAPGRGFPAEAWAWSRRALAELLRAVVSSAGRVALAPQGAQIHIATPSRQLAADIHHALVRFGVFAALASEGEIWRIRIAQPADVERYQRRIGWAGQPAPSPLARRAARALAPAAAAYGLPPEALADSQAEPSIAWDAVASIEAIGPHHVYDLTIPRGENFIAQDVVVHNTSFAMSLAHGVASHGNGVVGIFSLEMSRDQLVQRLIAMETGIDTHKLRTGHIRDNQLQTVMEAMSRLASMPIYIEDTAGMSIMEVRSKARRLQSRVGIDLVIIDYLQLMQGRGKENRVQEVSEISRGLKALARELNVPVLALSQLSRAVEGRTSHVPMLSDLRESGCLTGESMVYLPDEGISRRIDELVGQSGFRVLALNTETWKLEPRPVTNAFCTGVKPVYKLTTRLGRSIRATGNHKFLTIQGWKRLDELEQGQRLAMPNSMLQERAIAIGENQAQSDVYWDEIISIEPDGEEAVYDLTVDELHNFVANDITVHNSIEQDADIVLFIYREELYEPETDKKGIAEIHLAKHRNGPVGVVPMRFDAATTRFSDLSYRTPEGY, from the coding sequence ATGGATAAAGCACTCCCATCAAACACCGACGCCGAGCGTGCCGTACTGGGTTCGGTGCTGCTGAACCGCGATGCGATCATCGCGGTGGCGGCGTGGCTCCAGCCAGAAGACTTCTACCTTGAGCAGCACGCCTGGATCTACGAGGCGATGGTGACCTGCTACAACAACCGCGTGCCGCCCGACAGCCGCACCGTCTCCGACGAGCTGCGCCGCCACGATCGGCTGGACACCATCGGCGGCCTGCCCTACCTGCTGGGCCTGGTCGACTCGGTGCCGTCCTCCTACCATATCGAGTACTACGCCCAGATCGTGCAGCGCACCGCGCTCCAGCGCCGCCTGATCATGGCGGGCAGCCAGATCGCCCAGATCGGCTACGACGAGAGCAAGGACATCGAGGACACGCTCGACAAGGCCGAGTCGACCCTGTTCGAGGTCTCGCAGCGCCGCTCGACCCAGGATTTCATCCACATCGGGCAGGTGATCGATAACTACTACGAGCAGATCAACTACCTACAGGAGCACCGCGGCGAGGTGGTGGGCGTGCCCACCGGCTTCCGCGACTTCGACGAGATCACCGGCGGCCTGCAGCGCTCTGACCTGCTGATCCTGGCGGCCCGCCCCGCCGTGGGCAAGTGCCTGCCCGGCCACACCCTGATCGATAACCCCGCCACCGGCGAGCGCGTGCGGCTCGACGAGTACGTGCGGCGGCAGATCCCCGCCGTGTGCAGCATGGCGGCGGGCGGCCAGCTGCGCCCGGCCCTGATCGCCAGCTGGGTGGACAGCGGGGTGCAGCCCTGCTTCCGCGTGCGCACGGCCAGCGGGCGCGAGGTGGAGGTGACGGCGCAGCACCCCTTCTACACCCGCGCTGGCTGGCGGCCCCTGGCCCAGCTGCGCCTGGGCCAGCCGATCGCGGTGGCGGGCGAGCTGCCGATCTTCGGGCGGGCCGAGCCGCTGCCGCCCGAGCTGGTGCGGCTACTGGGCTACGCCCTGGGCTGCGGCGCAAGCGACGCTGCGCCGGTGTGCCCCGCCGACCCGCAGATCACCGCCGAGGCCAGCGCCATCGCCGCGCGGTTCCTGCCCGGCCATAGCCAGCTGGCCGCGTGGCTGGGCCAGTGGGTCGCGCCAGGGCGCGGCTTCCCCGCCGAGGCCTGGGCCTGGAGCCGCCGCGCCCTGGCCGAGCTGCTACGCGCCGTGGTGAGCAGCGCTGGCCGCGTGGCGCTCGCGCCCCAGGGCGCGCAGATCCACATCGCCACACCATCCCGCCAGCTGGCCGCCGACATCCACCACGCGCTGGTGCGCTTCGGCGTGTTCGCCGCGCTGGCCAGCGAGGGCGAGATCTGGCGCATCCGCATCGCCCAGCCCGCCGATGTGGAGCGCTACCAGCGCCGCATCGGCTGGGCCGGGCAGCCCGCGCCCAGCCCGCTGGCCCGGCGCGCCGCACGCGCCCTGGCCCCTGCCGCCGCAGCCTACGGCCTGCCCCCCGAGGCTCTGGCCGACAGCCAGGCCGAGCCGAGCATCGCCTGGGATGCGGTGGCCAGCATCGAGGCCATCGGCCCGCACCACGTCTACGACCTCACCATCCCGCGCGGCGAAAACTTCATCGCCCAGGATGTGGTGGTCCACAACACCTCGTTCGCCATGAGCCTGGCCCACGGCGTGGCCAGCCACGGCAACGGCGTGGTCGGCATCTTCAGCCTGGAGATGAGCCGCGACCAGCTGGTGCAGCGCCTGATCGCCATGGAGACCGGCATCGACACCCACAAGCTGCGCACCGGCCACATCCGCGACAACCAGCTGCAGACCGTGATGGAGGCGATGAGCCGCCTGGCATCCATGCCGATCTACATTGAGGACACGGCGGGCATGAGCATTATGGAGGTGCGCAGCAAGGCCCGCCGCCTCCAGTCGCGCGTGGGCATCGACCTGGTGATCATCGACTACCTCCAGCTGATGCAGGGGCGCGGCAAGGAAAACCGCGTGCAGGAGGTCAGCGAGATCTCGCGCGGGCTCAAGGCGCTGGCCCGCGAGCTAAACGTGCCCGTGCTGGCGCTCTCGCAGCTCTCCCGCGCCGTCGAGGGCCGCACCAGCCACGTGCCGATGCTGTCGGACCTGCGCGAGTCGGGCTGCCTCACAGGCGAGAGCATGGTCTACCTGCCCGATGAGGGCATATCGCGCCGGATCGATGAGCTTGTCGGCCAGAGCGGATTCCGCGTGCTGGCACTCAATACCGAAACATGGAAGCTTGAGCCACGCCCTGTCACCAACGCATTCTGCACTGGCGTGAAGCCAGTCTACAAGCTCACCACAAGGCTTGGGCGATCCATCCGAGCAACCGGCAACCACAAATTCCTCACCATCCAGGGCTGGAAGCGGCTAGACGAGCTTGAGCAGGGACAGCGGCTGGCAATGCCAAACAGTATGTTGCAGGAACGCGCTATCGCGATTGGTGAGAACCAAGCCCAAAGCGACGTTTACTGGGATGAGATCATCAGCATCGAGCCAGATGGCGAGGAGGCGGTCTACGATCTGACCGTGGATGAGCTGCACAACTTTGTCGCAAACGATATCACGGTCCACAACTCCATTGAGCAAGATGCGGACATCGTGCTGTTCATCTACCGCGAGGAGCTGTACGAGCCGGAGACCGACAAGAAGGGCATCGCCGAGATCCACCTGGCCAAGCACCGCAACGGCCCGGTGGGCGTGGTGCCTATGCGCTTCGACGCCGCCACCACGCGCTTCTCCGATCTCTCGTACCGCACGCCCGAGGGCTACTAG
- a CDS encoding DnaD domain protein, whose translation MAFTEFTTEHLVGLPPELFTEVIPAITLPSELKVTLHIFHRLSRTRGPTPRRVSWDELLADRTLKRSLRAISKLRPPEDLLAEGVEAAVRRTTILRVALPDEGRVASWYVVNTTANRTWAEQASAAGAALAPNQPAEDEGTSLIALYEQNIGIVTPMLLDELREAEDHYPRHWVEDAMREAVRSNARSWRYIRKILERWATNGRQHAADHAERPIDIEKYTNGQYGDLFRRGGDTSAD comes from the coding sequence ATGGCATTTACCGAGTTCACAACCGAGCACCTGGTGGGCCTGCCGCCCGAGCTGTTCACCGAGGTCATCCCGGCCATCACCCTGCCCAGCGAGCTGAAGGTGACGCTGCACATCTTCCACCGGCTCAGCCGCACCCGTGGCCCCACGCCGCGCCGCGTCAGCTGGGACGAGCTGCTGGCCGACCGCACCCTAAAGCGCAGCCTGCGGGCCATCTCGAAGCTGCGCCCGCCCGAGGATCTGCTGGCCGAGGGCGTGGAGGCCGCCGTGCGCCGCACCACCATCCTGCGCGTGGCCCTGCCGGATGAGGGCCGCGTGGCCAGCTGGTACGTGGTCAACACCACCGCCAACCGCACCTGGGCCGAGCAGGCCAGTGCGGCGGGCGCGGCCCTGGCCCCCAACCAGCCAGCCGAGGACGAGGGCACAAGCCTGATCGCGCTCTACGAGCAGAACATCGGCATCGTCACCCCCATGCTGCTCGACGAGCTACGCGAGGCGGAGGACCACTACCCCCGCCACTGGGTCGAAGACGCTATGCGCGAGGCGGTGCGCTCCAACGCGCGCTCGTGGCGCTATATCCGCAAGATTCTGGAGAGGTGGGCAACCAATGGACGACAACATGCGGCCGATCACGCCGAGCGACCTATCGATATTGAGAAATATACGAACGGCCAGTATGGCGACCTCTTCCGACGAGGAGGCGACACCAGCGCCGACTGA
- a CDS encoding peptidase M50, whose translation MPDLALAWAGTTLAFSLSSIGGNLSLVMTPVFLSILAIASVVCGLGFVLHELAHRVVARSYGAEAHFIADKRMLGLSLLIALAGAFLAAPGAVWYRGMLSKAQNGKIALAGPVSNFVLSLIFFLTISVLLLSGQLANTPDWLQRLCYMGFTLNAWLGLFNMIPAGPFDGAKVFAWNKIVFAVTIAVGLVLVFVLQNETVLSTLYALASGLLR comes from the coding sequence CTGCCAGATCTGGCGCTGGCCTGGGCTGGCACCACGCTGGCCTTCTCGCTCTCAAGCATCGGGGGAAACCTCAGCTTGGTTATGACCCCAGTGTTTCTGAGCATCCTCGCCATCGCATCAGTGGTGTGCGGGCTTGGGTTTGTGCTGCACGAGCTGGCCCACCGCGTGGTGGCACGCAGCTACGGCGCCGAGGCCCACTTCATCGCCGACAAGCGCATGCTGGGCCTGTCGCTGCTGATCGCGCTGGCCGGAGCGTTTCTGGCCGCACCTGGGGCGGTATGGTACCGCGGCATGCTCTCGAAGGCGCAAAATGGCAAGATCGCACTGGCTGGGCCAGTGTCCAACTTCGTGCTCTCGCTGATCTTCTTCCTGACAATCTCTGTGCTCCTGCTCTCGGGGCAACTGGCCAACACGCCCGACTGGCTGCAGCGGCTCTGCTACATGGGCTTTACGCTGAATGCCTGGCTGGGCCTGTTCAACATGATCCCAGCTGGCCCCTTCGATGGCGCAAAGGTGTTTGCCTGGAACAAGATCGTGTTTGCGGTGACGATAGCCGTGGGGCTTGTGCTGGTCTTTGTGCTGCAGAACGAAACCGTGCTCAGCACCCTCTACGCCCTGGCCAGCGGCCTGCTGCGCTAG
- a CDS encoding triose-phosphate isomerase: protein MRTPLIAGNWKMHKTVAEGVELVEALLRELPDTSDREVLVCPPYTALYALNPLLQNTPIRLGAQDVFYEEQGAYTAAIAPAMLKELGCSYTIVGHSERRQIFGDTDAIIQKKVVAALKHGIRPVLCVGETKPERDSGRAEDVVLGQLKAGLAGLTAEGLREVVIAYEPVWAIGTGDTASSADAQAMHAAIRKTLVEIAGAELAEEIRILYGGSVKPDNIDELMAQQDIDGALVGGAALSASSFLRIIGYR from the coding sequence ATGCGAACCCCGCTTATCGCTGGGAACTGGAAAATGCACAAGACCGTGGCCGAGGGCGTCGAGCTGGTCGAGGCCCTGCTGCGCGAGCTGCCTGATACGTCGGACCGCGAGGTGCTGGTGTGCCCGCCCTACACCGCGCTCTACGCCCTCAACCCGCTGCTCCAGAACACGCCCATCCGCCTGGGGGCGCAGGATGTGTTCTATGAGGAGCAGGGCGCCTATACCGCCGCCATCGCACCCGCCATGCTGAAGGAGCTTGGCTGCAGCTACACGATCGTGGGCCACAGCGAGCGCCGCCAGATCTTCGGCGACACCGATGCGATCATCCAGAAGAAGGTGGTCGCGGCGCTGAAGCACGGCATCCGCCCGGTGCTGTGCGTGGGCGAGACCAAGCCCGAGCGCGACAGCGGCCGCGCCGAGGATGTGGTGCTAGGCCAGCTGAAGGCCGGCCTGGCCGGGCTGACCGCCGAGGGCCTGCGCGAGGTGGTGATCGCCTATGAGCCGGTGTGGGCCATCGGCACCGGCGACACCGCCAGCAGCGCCGATGCTCAGGCGATGCACGCGGCTATCCGCAAGACCCTAGTGGAGATCGCGGGCGCCGAGCTGGCCGAGGAGATCCGCATCCTCTACGGCGGCAGCGTGAAGCCCGACAACATCGACGAACTGATGGCCCAGCAGGACATCGATGGCGCGCTGGTAGGCGGCGCGGCGCTGAGCGCCAGCAGCTTCCTGCGGATCATCGGCTACCGCTAG
- the gatC gene encoding Asp-tRNA(Asn)/Glu-tRNA(Gln) amidotransferase subunit GatC, producing MPLTKEDVAHVAHLARLKLSDSELETMQHQLSNILSYIDKLSEVDVEGVPLTAQVTDLVNVMRDDTIRPSMPVDEALANAPRQSQNMFRVKAIFDENNS from the coding sequence ATGCCGCTGACAAAAGAGGATGTCGCGCACGTTGCGCATCTTGCCCGCCTCAAGCTTTCCGACAGCGAGCTTGAGACCATGCAGCACCAGCTCTCAAATATTCTCAGCTATATCGACAAGCTCAGCGAGGTGGATGTCGAGGGCGTCCCCCTCACCGCGCAGGTGACCGATCTGGTGAACGTCATGCGCGATGACACCATCCGCCCATCCATGCCGGTCGACGAGGCGCTTGCCAATGCGCCGCGCCAGAGCCAGAACATGTTCCGTGTCAAGGCCATCTTCGACGAAAACAATAGCTAG
- a CDS encoding sigma-70 family RNA polymerase sigma factor — translation MQPTTTTDAELVVRAKAGDHGAFAQIYERYASAIYRYIYFRVGEVELAEDLQAEVFLRMFEGLDRYEDRGWPISAWLYRIAHDRTVDIIRRRRKRHQVPLENWEGSCEGPEQAVSARLEHEELRRTLADLTDDQREVILLRFMSDMSVQEVAERLGRTEGSVKALQHRGIQSLARRMQTNAA, via the coding sequence ATGCAGCCCACTACTACCACAGATGCAGAGCTCGTGGTGCGCGCCAAAGCAGGCGATCATGGTGCGTTTGCCCAGATCTACGAGCGCTACGCATCGGCGATCTATCGCTACATCTATTTCCGCGTTGGCGAGGTCGAGCTGGCCGAGGATCTTCAGGCCGAGGTATTCCTTCGTATGTTTGAAGGGCTGGATCGCTATGAAGATCGCGGCTGGCCGATCTCGGCGTGGCTCTACCGGATCGCCCACGACCGCACCGTCGACATCATCCGCCGCCGCCGGAAGCGCCACCAGGTGCCTCTAGAGAACTGGGAGGGCAGCTGCGAAGGCCCCGAGCAGGCGGTCAGCGCGCGGCTAGAGCACGAGGAGCTGCGCCGCACCCTGGCCGATCTCACCGACGACCAGCGCGAGGTCATCCTGCTGCGCTTTATGTCCGACATGTCGGTGCAAGAGGTTGCCGAGCGCCTAGGCCGCACCGAGGGCTCGGTCAAGGCGCTGCAGCACCGCGGCATCCAGTCGCTGGCCCGCCGGATGCAGACCAACGCGGCCTAG
- a CDS encoding tetratricopeptide repeat protein — MAGNRALYDRAMEQSREAARQAQWEDALKQAVRALQEFPQDLDARSAVAVALFNTNKYSQALQIFEELRAADANNPFFLEYIARVNEQMGNIVPAVAAYTQLVDLQLSRRLTMKAIEALHDVLRLRPGADDQRLRLAKMLQDAGNTSDAANEYMALAKSHQDHGQLQEAERYADEALRLSPSSREIKEYMASLHSAIESAASASFDSAPAPGQRRPTGGLGTGGLGALGGSGATGSLRGQQFTIEKIVAQAQELQERGDNSGAIEQYERAAKLGADRPDVYYSLGLLYQERGDHQPAVEMLQKASADSEYALSAHYSLGTSYEALGQLPKAAQEYEQTIRLVDLQSIGKAESEDLIQMYESAANIYIQINDIARAASLYSTLANFLGSKRWGRERAEDFRRKAKELTERNMFAKLRTLGTGALVAPDPAAPPPAAPPASEPMPETWGKIRPITDFLRPDRTPAPSSGDDLFASTPAAPAAPADPLGDLASLPAPIKPDFKPLAPLDTAGLDDVAEKYVAASEKYIEQNLMLAAIDACMEVIRLEPNYLAIHLRLGEIYEREGKPEEALTKYQLLIDTYMARSEPRRAIDVYYRLIDLSPDTINARARLAELLKNDTRVDEAAEQLAQVASAYFRMGQTNKALEEYRRGLQWAPNSAPLHGQYGQALLKLERYEAALDEFRRALELDQTNVVGIARVNAALALMGDQPAAVWQSLATLLDRLKGLQHGAALADVQAEYRSTLLVQDVAILHYILGIIQQAASQHPSALLEFEQAIDLLQSDEDPMLPLTLVHQALADSYIALGQADDALEQLKRGQAVASANPPSPEFARYPFATPLSQGDIVRRMAEAFAASGDLEGAERALQEAKQHLPYDRTIYTKLADIYFRQGKLNEAITQLEELATHYERQQDLDKAIESLEYGLQIAPNNIPVGLHWAQLNIRRGYLDKGIEGLTKVAEQQRKAGQIKDAVASLQQVADVHWTLGQHDKAREVYDKIVKIAPNDVEARQWLSFMYTLAGRTTDAIGEKKQIVRLFLQQRDYDNAIAELHQIIGINQNDVEAYFQLGDVLMRREEYEQAVRIYSRLSKMPDVEAERVEALQSAAKRMLDQQQMRAK; from the coding sequence ATGGCAGGCAACCGAGCCCTGTATGACCGCGCGATGGAGCAGAGCCGCGAGGCGGCGCGACAAGCACAGTGGGAAGACGCGCTGAAACAAGCTGTTCGCGCTCTGCAGGAGTTTCCGCAGGATCTAGACGCGCGATCGGCAGTGGCAGTTGCGCTGTTCAACACCAATAAATACTCGCAGGCCCTCCAGATCTTCGAGGAGCTGCGCGCCGCCGACGCCAACAACCCCTTCTTCCTAGAATATATCGCCCGCGTCAACGAGCAGATGGGCAACATCGTCCCTGCGGTGGCGGCCTACACCCAGCTGGTCGACCTCCAGCTTAGCCGCCGCCTGACAATGAAGGCGATCGAGGCCCTGCACGATGTGCTGCGGCTCCGCCCCGGCGCGGATGACCAGCGGCTGCGGCTGGCCAAGATGCTGCAGGATGCGGGCAACACATCCGACGCGGCCAACGAGTACATGGCGCTGGCCAAGAGCCATCAGGACCACGGCCAGCTGCAAGAGGCCGAGCGCTACGCCGACGAGGCCCTGCGGCTCAGCCCCAGCAGCCGCGAGATCAAAGAGTACATGGCCTCGCTCCACAGCGCCATCGAGTCGGCGGCCTCGGCCTCGTTCGACAGCGCGCCCGCGCCCGGCCAGCGCCGCCCCACCGGCGGCCTAGGCACCGGCGGCCTGGGCGCGCTGGGCGGCTCGGGGGCCACCGGCAGCCTGCGCGGCCAGCAGTTCACCATCGAGAAGATCGTGGCCCAAGCCCAGGAGCTGCAGGAGCGCGGCGACAACAGCGGCGCGATCGAGCAGTACGAGCGCGCCGCCAAGCTGGGGGCCGACCGCCCCGATGTCTACTATAGCCTCGGCCTGCTCTACCAAGAGCGCGGCGACCACCAGCCCGCCGTCGAGATGCTGCAGAAGGCATCCGCCGACAGCGAGTACGCGCTCTCGGCCCACTATTCGCTTGGCACATCCTACGAGGCCCTCGGCCAGCTGCCCAAGGCCGCCCAGGAGTACGAGCAGACCATCCGCCTGGTCGACCTCCAGTCGATCGGTAAGGCCGAGTCCGAAGACCTCATCCAGATGTATGAGAGCGCGGCCAACATCTACATCCAGATCAACGACATCGCCCGCGCCGCCTCGCTCTACTCGACCCTCGCCAACTTCCTCGGCTCCAAGCGCTGGGGCCGCGAGCGCGCCGAGGACTTCCGCCGCAAGGCCAAAGAGCTGACCGAGCGCAACATGTTCGCCAAGCTGCGCACGCTGGGCACCGGCGCGCTGGTCGCCCCCGATCCCGCCGCGCCGCCGCCCGCCGCCCCGCCAGCCAGCGAGCCGATGCCCGAGACATGGGGCAAGATCCGGCCTATCACCGACTTCCTGCGCCCTGACCGCACCCCTGCGCCCAGCAGCGGCGACGATCTGTTCGCATCCACCCCCGCCGCACCAGCAGCGCCCGCCGACCCGCTCGGCGATCTGGCCAGCCTGCCCGCGCCGATCAAGCCAGACTTCAAGCCGCTCGCCCCGCTCGACACCGCCGGGCTGGATGATGTGGCCGAGAAATATGTGGCCGCCAGCGAGAAGTACATCGAGCAGAACCTCATGCTGGCCGCCATCGATGCCTGCATGGAGGTCATCCGGCTTGAGCCAAACTACCTAGCCATCCACCTGCGCCTAGGCGAGATCTACGAGCGCGAGGGCAAACCCGAGGAGGCGCTGACTAAATACCAGCTGCTGATCGATACCTACATGGCCCGCAGCGAGCCGCGCCGCGCAATCGATGTCTACTACCGCCTGATCGACCTCTCGCCCGACACGATCAACGCCCGCGCCCGCCTCGCCGAGCTGCTCAAGAACGACACCCGCGTCGACGAGGCCGCCGAGCAGCTGGCCCAGGTGGCCAGCGCCTACTTCCGCATGGGCCAGACCAACAAGGCCCTTGAGGAGTACCGCCGCGGCCTGCAGTGGGCACCCAACAGCGCGCCGCTGCACGGGCAGTACGGCCAGGCCCTGCTCAAGCTTGAGCGCTACGAGGCCGCCCTCGACGAGTTCCGCCGCGCTCTTGAGCTCGACCAGACCAACGTCGTGGGCATCGCCCGCGTCAACGCCGCGCTGGCCCTGATGGGCGACCAGCCCGCCGCCGTCTGGCAATCGCTGGCCACCCTGCTCGATCGGCTCAAGGGCCTGCAGCACGGCGCGGCCCTGGCCGATGTGCAGGCCGAGTACCGAAGCACCCTGCTGGTGCAGGATGTCGCCATCTTGCACTACATCCTCGGCATCATCCAGCAGGCGGCTAGCCAGCACCCCTCGGCGCTGCTCGAGTTCGAGCAGGCCATCGACCTGCTGCAGTCCGACGAGGATCCGATGCTGCCGCTCACCCTGGTTCACCAGGCCCTGGCCGACAGCTATATCGCCCTCGGCCAGGCCGACGACGCGCTGGAGCAGCTGAAGCGCGGCCAGGCGGTGGCATCGGCCAACCCGCCCAGCCCCGAGTTCGCCCGCTACCCCTTCGCCACACCGCTCTCGCAGGGCGATATCGTGCGCCGCATGGCCGAGGCGTTCGCCGCCTCGGGCGATCTCGAAGGTGCCGAGCGGGCGCTTCAGGAGGCCAAGCAGCACCTGCCCTACGACCGCACAATCTACACCAAGCTGGCCGATATCTACTTCCGCCAGGGTAAGCTGAACGAGGCGATCACCCAGCTTGAAGAGCTGGCCACGCACTACGAGCGCCAGCAGGATCTCGATAAGGCCATCGAGTCGCTAGAGTACGGCCTGCAGATCGCCCCGAACAATATACCGGTCGGCCTACACTGGGCGCAGCTCAACATCCGGCGCGGCTACCTCGACAAGGGTATCGAGGGCCTCACCAAGGTGGCCGAGCAGCAGCGCAAGGCCGGCCAGATCAAGGATGCCGTGGCCAGCCTGCAGCAGGTGGCCGATGTGCACTGGACGCTCGGCCAGCACGACAAGGCCCGCGAGGTCTACGACAAGATCGTAAAGATCGCGCCAAACGATGTCGAGGCCCGCCAGTGGCTCTCGTTTATGTATACCCTGGCTGGCCGCACAACCGACGCGATCGGGGAAAAGAAGCAGATCGTGCGGCTCTTCCTGCAGCAGCGCGACTACGACAACGCGATCGCCGAGCTGCACCAGATCATCGGCATCAACCAGAACGATGTCGAGGCCTACTTCCAGCTGGGCGATGTGCTGATGCGCCGCGAGGAGTACGAGCAGGCCGTGCGCATCTACTCGCGCCTCTCGAAGATGCCCGACGTGGAGGCCGAGCGTGTCGAGGCACTCCAGTCGGCGGCCAAACGTATGCTCGACCAGCAGCAGATGCGCGCCAAATAG